The following proteins are co-located in the Anas platyrhynchos isolate ZD024472 breed Pekin duck chromosome 1, IASCAAS_PekinDuck_T2T, whole genome shotgun sequence genome:
- the LOC101790632 gene encoding interphotoreceptor matrix proteoglycan 2 isoform X3, whose translation MLSTWSKSRIGRNLVCWSAINNEIKKEDENLMRPVTERMIEFSIVIVGEKYSEELSDPDTVKRQLLSEQFVSQIQKVFEGLPGYKNIRVLEFSSPEEDSGVEVHYAVTFDGEAISNATWDLINLHSNKVEDNSFMDIEDNPTVVYTISDFQDYIAEILQKNALLENTSLILDPNSLQLINVKEILHPTQADPSWITEHPGVLERAEFDDNTFLAERPSADESTVSNTLPFDSTKPDSTSDSEESNDNEIHRRPANQDSEASWTPDAPLSSEVDVTSSPDELNLEDGNQTPPLVTAPALERDSVDSLEWLSAPDSSDGFEDTGLSEDFILPSSPPSHLVPEEPPSTDDYVVPLSPASTVASSSVTETDTKATASAEVEKVTQGSPADSNNADSVLHNSVEENPFPSELHPVEAETDIYLGDRITYEDGSGSAFDGSGKETESSIWPWEEATLEPVFYPGPDSWLDDDNESLLIRTEDIPEGLILDYILNSQKKLDDDPSKDENEGMADIEENFLDESEIFVFPETTTQHVSLLQTEEPLPVEPSTQTEASSTYDSSFVKPVLILEPSEDYSFVDMPTGEAPVSTHNTDVSVEDDSLLTPAVPLSMDNSPTSTAALSTDSSLRSTVTLSMDSSLVSTVTLSVDNSLTPTVTLSTDNSLTSTVSLSVEQPEESSVGQEIVSEAAEHQHEGRPTSEELFTAGQSDLTESATIGYLDTSSSETILTADPFVVNTDTSTEEQQALDTSLAGQDTGSAIKKPADVWPTDRVLENILDQTVKSATPTVVEAATTVPSVTEQATVLEGVAGQGGTDHSTLVSTSISTVRNSYVTVSVTANIAELPSNLPPMGSTASPSVVTSAKVGDETARVLDVSVGLDHVSVVSFSPEPSEEGRSLTDSHVELTTRAQSTEMASVAWATRENHNSTPIPSRALVVFFSLRVTNMMFSEDLFNKNSPEYKALEQRFLELLVPYLQSNLTGFQNLEILNFRNGSIVVNSRMKFAKPVPRNVTNAVYMILEDFCNTAYHTMNLAIDKYSLDVESGEQADPCKFQACNEFSECLVNRWSGEAECVCNPGYLSIDGLPCNSICDLQPNFCLNDGKCDISPGQGAICRCRVGENWWYRGEHCEEYVSEPLVVGIAIASVAGFLLVASAVIFFLARTLRDQYTKSDTEDSQGQGDSLSSIENAVKYNPMYESDTTGYSHYYRRYPQLTSYSSTSADTSTDYSSEEIRHIYENSELTKEEIQDRIRIIELYAKDRQFAEFVRQHQMKLL comes from the exons ATGCTTTCTACATGGAGTAAATCCAGGATAGGTAGGAATCTGGTCTGCTGGTCTGCA ATCAATAATGAGATAAAGAAGGAGGATGAGAATCTCATGAGGCCTGTAACTGAGCGGATGATTGAGTTCAGCATTGTGATTGTTGGAGAAAAGTACAGCGAGGAGCTGAGTGACCCAGACACCGTGAAGCGTCAGCTGCTCTCTGAACAATTTGTTTCTCAG ATCCAAAAGGTATTTGAAGGACTACCTGGATACAAAAACATCCGTGTCCTGGAATTCAG CTCTCCTGAGGAGGACAg TGGGGTGGAAGTGCACTATGCTGTTACTTTTGATGGAGAAGCCATCAGCAATGCCACCTGGGACCTGATTAACCTTCACTCCAACAAGGTGGAGGACAACTCCTTTATGGACATAGAGGATAATCCAACAGTTGTTTACACCATCAGCGATTTCCAAGATTATATTGCTGAAATTCTCCAGAAAAATGCCTTGCTTGAAAACACTTCCTTGATTTTAGACCCAAACTCTCTCCAACTTATTAATG TGAAAGAAATACTACACCCTACCCAAGCAGATCCATCCTGGATTACTGAGCATCCAGGTGTGTTGGAGCGTGCGGAGTTTGAT gATAACACCTTTTTAGCTGAACGGCCTTCAGCAGATGAATCAACGGTCAGCAATACCTTGCCCTTTGATTCCACCAAACCAGATTCCACTTCAGATAGTGAAGAGTCCAATGACAATGAAATCCACCGAAGACCAGCAAATCAGGACTCTGAGGCCAGCTGGACACCTGATGCTCCACTTTCCTCCGAAGTTGATGTCACCTCTTCGCCTGATGAGCTGAATTTAGAAGATGGGAATCAGACTCCTCCTTTGGTCACTGCACCAGCATTAGAGCGTGATTCTGTGGACTCCCTGGAATGGCTGTCAGCCCCTGATTCTTCAGATG GGTTTGAAGATACTGGGCTATCAGAAGACTTTATTCTGCCTTCGAGTCCCCCTTCTCACCTCGTGCCTGAAGAACCTCCATCTACAGATGATTACGTAGTTCCCCTGTCTCCTGCATCAACAGTGGCCTCCTCGTCAGTCACGGAGACTGATACTAAAGCAACAGCCTCTGCTGAGGTGGAAAAAGTAACTCAGGGTAGTCCTGCAGACAGTAACAATGCAGACTCTGTGTTGCATAATTCTGTGGAAGAAAATCCTTTTCCCTCAGAATTACACCCTGTAGAAGCTGAAACTGATATTTATCTCGGAGATAGAATTACATATGAAGATGGGTCTGGTTCAGCTTTTGATGGTTCAGGAAAAGAAACGGAATCAAGTATTTGGCCTTGGGAAGAAGCAACGCTGGAACCTGTTTTCTACCCTGGTCCTGATAGCTGGCTTGATGATGATAATGAGTCTTTGTTAATCAGAACTGAGGATATTCCTGAAGGCCTGATCTTAGATTATATTCTTAACTCTCAGAAGAAATTAGATGATGATCCTTCCAAAGATGAAAATGAAGGTATGGCTGACATAGAAGAAAATTTTCTTGATGAATCTGAAATATTTGTCTTTCCTGAGACTACAACTCAGCACGTATCTCTGCTTCAGACAGAGGAGCCATTACCTGTGGAGCCATCTACACAGACAGAAGCATCGAGCACATACGATTCTTCTTTTGTTAAACCAGTCCTCATTTTGGAGCCATCAGAGGACTATTCCTTTGTAGACATGCCAACTGGAGAAGCCCCTGTCTCAACACACAACACAGATGTGTCTGTTGAAGATGATAGTCTCCTTACACCTGCAGTACCCCTCAGTATGGACAATAGTCCTACATCTACTGCAGCACTCAGTACGGACAGTAGTCTTAGATCTACAGTAACCCTCAGTATGGACAGTAGTCTTGTATCTACAGTAACCCTCAGTGTGGACAATAGTCTTACGCCTACAGTAACCCTCAGTACAGACAATAGTCTCACATCTACCGTAAGCCTCAGTGTGGAGCAACCTGAAGAGTCCAGTGTAGGTCAGGAGATCGTTTCTGAGGCAGCTGAACACCAGCATGAAGGCAGGCCAACATCAGAAGAACTGTTCACAGCAGGGCAGTCAGATCTGACTGAATCTGCTACGATAGGCTACTTGGACACAAGCAGTTCAGAAACTATTCTGACTGCAGATCCTTTTGTGGTGAACACTGATACTTCCACAGAAGAGCAGCAAGCCCTGGACACATCTTTGGCAGGCCAAGACACTGGCTCGGCAATAAAGAAACCAGCTGATGTTTGGCCTACTGACAGAGTGCTAGAAAATATATTAGATCAGACAGTAAAATCAGCAACACCAACTGTAGTTGAAGCTGCAACTACGGTTCCTTCTGTAACAGAGCAGGCCACTGTTCTAGAGGGTGTTGCTGGACAGGGTGGTACAGACCACAGCACGCTTGTTTCCACGAGCATCAGCACTGTTAGGAACTCCTACGTAACTGTGAGCGTCACAGCAAACATCGCCGAGCTTCCATCCAATCTCCCACCGATGGGATCCACAGCGTCACCATCGGTGGTTACCTCAGCAAAGGTGGGAGATGAAACAGCCAGGGTCCTGGATGTGTCAGTGGGGCTGGATCACGTCAGCGTTGTCAGCTTTTCTCCTGAGCCGAGTGAGGAGGGAAGGAGCCTGACTGATAGTCACGTGGAGCTGACCACCCGTGCCCAATCCACAGAGATGGCCAGCGTGGCGTGGGCCACGCGTGAGAACCACAACAGCACTCCTATCCCATCACGAGCTCTGGTCGTGTTTTTCAGTCTTCGGGTTACCAACATGATGTTTTCAGAGGACCTGTTCAACAAAAATTCCCCTGAATATAAAGCATTGGAGCAACGATTCTTGGAACTG CTGGTGCCGTACCTTCAGTCAAACCTAACAGGCTTCCAGAATCTGGAGAtcctgaacttcagaaatggCAGCATTGTGGTGAACAGTCGAATGAAATTCGCCAAACCCGTGCCTCGGAATGTCACCAATGCTGTGTACATGATCCTGGAAGACTTCTGCAACACTGCGTATCACACCATGAACCTGGCCATCGATAAATATTCCCTGGATGTGGAATCAG GTGAGCAAGCAGATCCCTGCAAGTTCCAGGCCTGCAATGAGTTCTCCGAGTGCTTGGTGAATCGCTGGAGTGGGGAGGCTGAGTGTGTCTGCAATCCCGGCTACCTGAGCATCGATGGGCTGCCGTGCAACAGCATCTGTGATCTGCAGCCCAACTTCTGCCTGAACGATGGCAAGTGCGACATCAGCCCCGGGCAAGGCGCCATATGCAG GTGTCGTGTAGGAGAGAACTGGTGGTACAGAGGGGAGCACTGTGAGGAATACGTGTCTGAGCCCCTGGTTGTGGGTATTGCCATTGCTTCTGTGGCAGGGTTCCTTCTTGTGGCATCTGCTGTCATCTTCTTCTTGGCCAGGACCCTTCGAGACCAATACACGAAGAGCGACACTGAGGACTCTCAGGG GCAGGGTGACAGCCTCTCGTCCATTGAGAATGCCGTTAAGTACAACCCCATGTACGAAAGCGATACGACTGGCTACAGCCACTACTACCGCAGGTACCCTCAGCTAACATCCTACAGTTCCACCAGCGCAGACACGTCCACCGACTACAGCAGTGAAGAGATAAGGCACATTTATGAAAACAGTGAGCTTACAAAGGAG GAAATTCAGGACAGAATTCGAATTATAGAGCTCTACGCTAAAGACCGTCAGTTTGCAGAGTTCGTTAGGCAGCATCAAAT gaagctgctttaa